One stretch of Burkholderia oklahomensis C6786 DNA includes these proteins:
- a CDS encoding DHA2 family efflux MFS transporter permease subunit encodes MSAVPLSNAAPASVPLRGARLALLTFALSLATFIEVLDSTVANVAVPAISGSLGVSNSQGTWVISSYSVAAAIAVPLTGWLARRVGERRLFVASVILFTLTSLLCGLARDLEMLVACRALQGLFSGPMVPLSQTILMRSFPPAKRTLALALWGMTVLLAPIFGPVVGGWLIDNFSWPWIFLINLPIGLFSFAVCALLLSPEARRGEASPIDVPGIVLLVIGVGSLQAMLDLGHDRGWFDSSLITTLAITAGVSLTSLLIWEAGEAHPVVDLSLFRERTFTFCVVIISLGMMSFSVVGVVFPLWLQAVMGYTAYQAGLATASMGVLALVFSILVGVYASRVDARVLVTFGFGVFAGVMWWSTHFTLTMTFAQVVTPRLIQGVGLPCFFIPLTAATLSRVPDEKLAAASSLSNFLRTLSAAFGTALSVTWWDNRATYHYAVVSQSVTRASENTQRYVDALHAMGMHGARELSSLHQVVRQQAYMMATNDMFYMASGTCLLLAGLMWLTRPKRGAAATLGH; translated from the coding sequence ATGAGCGCGGTGCCGCTGTCGAACGCTGCGCCGGCGTCGGTGCCGCTGCGCGGCGCGAGGCTCGCGCTCCTGACGTTCGCGCTGTCGCTCGCGACCTTCATCGAGGTGCTGGACTCGACGGTGGCGAACGTGGCGGTGCCGGCGATCTCGGGGAGCCTGGGGGTGTCGAACAGCCAGGGCACGTGGGTGATCAGCTCGTACTCGGTGGCCGCGGCGATCGCGGTGCCGCTGACGGGCTGGCTCGCGCGGCGGGTGGGCGAGCGGAGGCTGTTCGTCGCGTCGGTGATCCTGTTCACGCTGACGTCGCTGTTGTGCGGGCTCGCGCGGGACCTGGAGATGCTGGTTGCGTGCCGGGCGCTGCAGGGGCTGTTCTCGGGGCCGATGGTGCCGCTGTCGCAGACGATCCTGATGCGGTCGTTCCCGCCGGCGAAGCGCACGCTCGCGCTCGCGCTGTGGGGGATGACGGTGCTGCTCGCGCCGATCTTCGGGCCGGTGGTGGGCGGCTGGCTGATCGACAACTTCTCGTGGCCGTGGATCTTCCTGATCAATTTGCCGATCGGGCTGTTCTCGTTCGCGGTGTGCGCGCTGCTGCTGAGCCCGGAGGCGCGGCGGGGCGAGGCGAGCCCGATCGACGTGCCGGGGATCGTGCTGCTGGTGATCGGGGTGGGGTCGCTGCAGGCGATGCTGGACCTGGGTCACGACCGGGGCTGGTTCGATTCGTCGCTGATCACGACGCTGGCGATCACGGCGGGGGTGTCGCTCACGTCGCTGCTGATCTGGGAGGCGGGGGAGGCGCATCCGGTGGTGGACCTGAGCCTGTTCCGGGAGCGGACCTTCACGTTCTGCGTGGTGATCATCTCGCTGGGGATGATGAGTTTCTCGGTGGTGGGGGTGGTGTTTCCGCTGTGGCTGCAGGCGGTGATGGGATACACGGCCTACCAGGCGGGGCTGGCGACGGCGTCGATGGGGGTGCTGGCGCTGGTGTTCTCGATCCTGGTGGGGGTGTACGCGAGCCGGGTGGACGCGCGGGTGCTGGTGACGTTCGGGTTTGGGGTGTTCGCGGGGGTGATGTGGTGGAGCACGCACTTCACGCTGACGATGACGTTCGCGCAGGTGGTGACGCCGCGGCTGATCCAGGGGGTGGGGCTGCCGTGCTTCTTCATTCCGCTGACGGCGGCGACGCTGTCGCGGGTGCCGGACGAGAAGCTGGCGGCGGCGTCGAGCCTGTCGAACTTCCTGAGGACGCTGTCGGCGGCGTTCGGGACGGCGCTGAGCGTGACGTGGTGGGACAACCGTGCGACGTACCACTACGCGGTGGTGTCGCAGTCGGTGACGCGGGCGTCGGAGAACACGCAGCGGTACGTGGACGCGCTGCACGCGATGGGGATGCACGGGGCGCGGGAGCTGAGCTCGCTGCACCAGGTGGTGCGGCAGCAGGCGTACATGATGGCGACGAACGACATGTTCTACATGGCGAGCGGGACGTGCCTGCTGCTGGCGGGGCTGATGTGGCTGACGCGGCCGAAGCGGGGGGCGGCGGCGACGCTGGGGCATTGA
- a CDS encoding glycosyltransferase, which yields MSKVIVTAIGSAGDVHPLLGVSRALAARGHEVVFCTHPPFEAAARASGFAFVPVGTAEEYAQAMADPALWHPRTSFKTLWRVIAPVVRPHFDVLRSLSDADTVLVGTLWAFSARLMQERYGTRYVSVQVSPSTLLSAHAPPTHKRLTIPKGLPLPVKAGLMTLIERQVLDRVCGPELNAARQSLGLAPARRILGRWLHSTDGVLCLFPSWFAAAQPDWPANHLQSGFPLFNETGARDADPELDAFVGSGEAPVVFTAGSTRVDGAGYEAAVMAALRATGGRGILLAPDAPAASDGATGPTRTKTGEVALLRRRYVPLAALLPRCRALVHHGGVGTASQAYAAGVPQVVTPFAHDQFDNAQRVAASGCGVRLDAPVQGEALGRALLRVLGDDAIAARCAQVRARMAAEPNGCDEAARFIERFAPSVAARQAQPA from the coding sequence ATGTCGAAAGTAATCGTGACGGCGATCGGGTCGGCGGGGGACGTGCACCCGCTGCTCGGGGTGAGCCGGGCGCTGGCGGCGCGTGGCCACGAGGTGGTGTTCTGCACGCATCCGCCGTTCGAGGCGGCGGCGCGGGCGAGCGGATTCGCGTTCGTGCCGGTGGGCACGGCGGAGGAATACGCGCAGGCGATGGCGGACCCGGCGCTGTGGCATCCGCGGACGTCGTTCAAGACGCTGTGGCGGGTGATCGCGCCGGTGGTGCGGCCGCACTTCGACGTGCTGCGTTCGCTGAGCGACGCGGACACGGTGCTGGTGGGGACGCTGTGGGCGTTCTCGGCGCGGCTGATGCAGGAGCGCTACGGGACGCGCTACGTGTCGGTGCAGGTGTCGCCGTCGACGCTGCTGTCGGCGCACGCGCCGCCGACGCACAAGCGGCTGACGATCCCGAAGGGCTTGCCGCTGCCGGTGAAGGCGGGGCTGATGACGCTGATCGAGCGTCAGGTGCTGGACCGGGTGTGCGGGCCGGAGCTGAACGCGGCGCGGCAGTCGCTGGGGCTGGCGCCGGCGCGGCGGATCCTGGGGCGCTGGCTGCATTCGACGGACGGGGTGCTGTGCCTGTTTCCGTCGTGGTTCGCGGCGGCGCAGCCGGACTGGCCGGCGAATCATCTGCAAAGCGGGTTTCCGCTGTTCAACGAGACGGGGGCGCGGGACGCGGACCCGGAGCTGGACGCGTTCGTCGGGTCGGGCGAAGCGCCGGTGGTGTTCACGGCGGGCTCGACGCGGGTGGACGGCGCGGGGTACGAGGCGGCGGTGATGGCGGCGCTGCGGGCGACGGGGGGGCGTGGGATTCTGCTCGCGCCGGACGCGCCGGCGGCATCGGACGGGGCGACGGGGCCAACGAGGACGAAGACGGGCGAAGTAGCGCTGCTGAGGCGGCGCTACGTGCCGCTGGCGGCGCTGCTGCCGCGCTGCCGCGCGCTGGTGCACCACGGCGGGGTGGGGACGGCGTCGCAGGCGTACGCGGCGGGCGTGCCGCAGGTGGTGACGCCGTTCGCGCACGACCAGTTCGACAACGCGCAGCGGGTCGCGGCGAGCGGCTGCGGGGTGAGGCTGGACGCGCCGGTGCAGGGCGAGGCGCTCGGTCGGGCGCTGCTGCGGGTGCTGGGCGATGACGCCATCGCGGCGCGCTGCGCGCAGGTGCGGGCGCGGATGGCGGCGGAGCCGAACGGCTGCGACGAGGCGGCGCGCTTCATCGAGCGCTTCGCGCCGAGCGTCGCGGCACGGCAGGCGCAGCCGGCATGA
- a CDS encoding alpha/beta fold hydrolase, translating to MPIEKQVVALPNGLKVHVERHVFDPAFETVILVNGALATTASFGQTIRYLGERLNAVCFDLPYAGQSRQHNPGEYILTKDDEVEILLYLAARFAPSYLLSVSWGGVASLFALARGCASVRRAVIASFSPFLNDAMTDYVTRARDHIAAGENLKAAQLLNDTVGRYLPRIMKLYNYRYLTKLPRKEQDQVAFHVDQILSMQPEQYLPEFRNIGCDVKFVNGELDEYTTSSDVRRLGAYVRRAEFATIRQAGHFLDLEGRQQQEQVRSTVLSFFGEERASAARDAAQGEALAPLGQMPALS from the coding sequence ATGCCTATCGAGAAACAGGTCGTAGCGCTGCCGAACGGACTGAAGGTCCACGTCGAGCGTCACGTGTTCGATCCGGCCTTCGAGACGGTCATCCTCGTCAACGGCGCACTGGCGACGACCGCGTCGTTCGGCCAGACGATCCGTTACCTGGGCGAGCGCCTGAACGCGGTGTGCTTCGACTTGCCGTACGCGGGCCAGTCGCGGCAGCACAATCCGGGCGAGTACATTCTGACGAAGGACGACGAGGTCGAGATTCTGCTGTACCTGGCGGCGCGGTTCGCGCCGAGTTATCTGCTGTCGGTGTCGTGGGGCGGGGTGGCGTCGCTGTTCGCGCTGGCGCGGGGCTGCGCGAGCGTGCGCCGGGCGGTGATCGCGTCGTTCTCGCCGTTCCTGAACGACGCGATGACGGACTACGTGACGCGCGCGCGCGACCACATCGCGGCGGGCGAGAACCTGAAGGCGGCGCAACTGCTGAACGACACGGTGGGGCGCTACCTGCCGCGGATCATGAAGCTGTACAACTACCGCTACCTGACGAAGCTGCCGCGCAAGGAGCAGGACCAGGTGGCGTTCCACGTCGACCAGATCCTGTCGATGCAGCCGGAGCAGTATCTGCCGGAATTCCGCAACATCGGCTGCGACGTGAAGTTCGTCAACGGCGAGCTGGACGAGTACACGACGTCGTCGGACGTGCGCCGGCTCGGCGCGTACGTGCGCCGGGCGGAGTTTGCGACGATCCGCCAGGCGGGCCACTTCCTGGATCTCGAAGGGCGGCAGCAGCAGGAGCAGGTTCGCTCGACGGTCCTGAGCTTCTTCGGCGAGGAGCGGGCGAGCGCGGCGCGGGACGCGGCGCAGGGCGAGGCGCTCGCGCCGCTCGGGCAGATGCCGGCGCTGTCGTAG
- a CDS encoding DUF6277 family protein, translated as MIDPKEIFSACSNAHQYGQDASGSMAQPFINSIPDLSTASSSNASSLIGNVQQVGSKMLEHMSTIKSAVDKQVMIHQDNQQRQKTYDFNVDMRDLRPTNAVGFPEEMPSIFFAPFRTGK; from the coding sequence ATGATTGATCCGAAGGAAATCTTCTCCGCATGCAGCAACGCGCACCAGTACGGGCAGGACGCGAGCGGCTCGATGGCGCAGCCGTTCATCAACTCGATTCCGGATCTGTCGACGGCGTCGTCGAGCAACGCGAGCAGTCTGATCGGCAACGTGCAGCAGGTCGGCTCGAAGATGCTCGAGCACATGTCGACGATCAAGTCCGCGGTCGACAAGCAGGTGATGATTCATCAGGACAACCAGCAGCGTCAGAAGACCTACGACTTCAACGTCGACATGCGCGATCTGCGTCCGACCAACGCCGTCGGCTTCCCGGAGGAAATGCCGTCGATCTTCTTCGCGCCGTTCAGGACGGGCAAGTGA
- the tssM gene encoding type VI secretion system membrane subunit TssM, with protein MIRTSLRVFAAILIAILIWWVGPLFAFGIYHPLGPVWVREILVALVLIWGFWPTLARLWARLAMSPRQVKVAPKTKQLDFVDKHLRGLDQQLKERWQKEPRGRWKRWVGALTRQHRAMLPWYLVLGSEGSGKSSLVAKAVSVSGSLQDRVLGSDATYGRGDDFNFRITRDAVWFDVGGRWSLRAGVDEAELDAWRKLLRGMRRLRKGAPISGVVLCLDGVDMVDAPLDARKRLADSVRARLDEMREAFGQQVQVYVALNGLDRLDGAVSTLSLLDASKWAKGVGFSLPDDGAEADAARADATWHHALQGLQQRVQQQVLYSAPAATEVTMNHAQLRFVETLSRMQKALVAWLHVALAPGETHTAARLRGVWLGSMAELADAHPAGAAGPGSSGLPVPSRALNDLWTPLIRQVSLERDAVRPSGPKSWRGRLGEALRWGAVPIVVLGLLLWFGWGYVTERDYLDGVWAQFTEAKRLAQAEVSYGNDGGSPLIEIANQMRYAQLQAEDAAQGMATPYFEHGLVAETARDTYYRHLQKMLMPELYNEVRRTLVSQVDGGAGDIYQTLKIYLMLCRPDRRSADDVVRWLDGRWDALSGGQYSDDDRRALLAHVRTLISLKNVPATPEDANLVRSARAKAAQIPLVTRVLQHIHAQGLPQQVNDISLSRAAGFEAAMSLRMRSNVPSTDTVVSGWFTRAGYTDVFVPRLQKSARAMLEEESWVLRDETLTGNSFQIDGLVQKLADSARNQFLQDYIGAWQNFLNDVTVRGVTGLDDASQLAAAMMEAQSPLANLLRFAARETTLTGTSDEGNIDSWIDRQKYRFEKGRRQIVGELSGQHYRTVLLPEHVVEEHFQAIRQLAAQLNRNNSIANNPLSRLFEPLYRQLGLVNGALQAGQVLPAQYDAFSRLKETAARQPEPVRGIMLDLVSSGSTMTTRESGALLNRGAAGATKMVCDQGFTSRYPFRRNAQSDAGVEDFERLFSSQGLMATYFRDHLAAYVDTSAKPWQALRANGGPTGMVSQPVLNSYETADRIRGAMLDDSGHLRISTVLRFIDMDSQLSEAQLAVGGQTLRFAHGVTSPHRIDWTNQNTQLAIKLQLKSVDGRMTTLQFDGPWALFRFFDAGQAVGGTGTADRRERLYQTSLGTVRVEWQALTLPSPIWSGILQSFRCPS; from the coding sequence ATGATCCGCACGAGCTTGAGAGTATTCGCGGCGATTCTGATCGCGATCCTGATCTGGTGGGTGGGGCCGCTCTTCGCGTTCGGCATCTATCACCCGCTCGGCCCCGTGTGGGTGCGCGAGATCCTCGTCGCGCTCGTGCTGATCTGGGGCTTCTGGCCGACGCTCGCGCGGCTCTGGGCGCGGCTCGCGATGAGTCCGCGGCAGGTCAAGGTCGCGCCGAAGACGAAGCAGCTCGATTTCGTCGACAAGCATCTGCGCGGCCTCGACCAGCAGTTGAAGGAGCGCTGGCAGAAGGAGCCGCGCGGCCGCTGGAAGCGCTGGGTCGGCGCGCTCACGCGCCAGCATCGCGCGATGCTGCCGTGGTATCTGGTGCTCGGTTCGGAAGGCAGCGGCAAGTCGAGCCTCGTCGCGAAGGCGGTCAGCGTGTCCGGCTCGCTGCAGGACCGCGTGCTCGGCTCCGACGCGACGTACGGACGCGGCGACGACTTCAACTTCCGCATCACGCGCGACGCGGTGTGGTTCGACGTCGGCGGTCGCTGGAGCCTGCGCGCGGGCGTCGACGAGGCCGAGCTCGATGCATGGCGCAAGCTGCTGCGCGGGATGCGGCGGCTGCGCAAGGGCGCGCCGATCAGCGGCGTCGTGCTGTGCCTCGACGGCGTCGACATGGTCGATGCGCCGCTCGACGCGCGCAAGCGTCTCGCCGATTCGGTGCGTGCGCGGCTCGACGAAATGCGCGAGGCGTTCGGCCAGCAGGTGCAGGTGTACGTCGCGCTGAACGGGCTCGATCGGCTCGACGGCGCGGTGTCGACGCTGTCGCTGCTCGACGCGTCGAAGTGGGCGAAGGGTGTCGGCTTCAGCTTGCCCGACGACGGCGCCGAAGCCGATGCGGCGCGCGCGGATGCGACCTGGCATCACGCGCTGCAAGGGCTGCAGCAGCGGGTTCAGCAGCAGGTGCTGTATTCGGCGCCTGCCGCGACCGAAGTCACGATGAACCATGCGCAGCTGCGCTTCGTCGAGACGCTGAGCCGCATGCAGAAGGCGCTCGTCGCGTGGCTGCACGTCGCACTCGCGCCGGGCGAGACGCATACGGCCGCGCGGTTGCGCGGCGTGTGGCTCGGCTCGATGGCCGAGCTCGCGGATGCGCATCCGGCGGGCGCCGCCGGCCCCGGATCATCGGGGCTGCCCGTGCCGTCGCGGGCGTTGAACGACCTGTGGACGCCGCTCATCCGGCAAGTGTCGCTCGAGCGCGATGCGGTGCGGCCGAGCGGCCCGAAGTCGTGGCGGGGCCGCCTGGGCGAGGCGCTGCGCTGGGGCGCGGTGCCGATCGTCGTGTTGGGCCTGTTGCTGTGGTTCGGCTGGGGCTATGTCACCGAGCGCGATTATCTGGACGGCGTGTGGGCGCAGTTCACAGAGGCGAAGCGGCTTGCGCAGGCCGAGGTGTCGTACGGCAACGACGGCGGCTCGCCGCTCATCGAGATCGCGAACCAGATGCGCTACGCGCAGCTGCAGGCCGAGGACGCCGCGCAAGGGATGGCGACGCCGTACTTCGAGCATGGGCTCGTCGCCGAGACGGCGCGCGACACTTATTACCGCCATCTGCAGAAGATGCTGATGCCGGAGCTGTACAACGAAGTGCGGCGCACGCTCGTGTCGCAGGTCGACGGCGGCGCAGGCGACATCTACCAGACGCTGAAGATCTATCTGATGCTTTGCCGTCCTGATCGCCGTTCGGCGGACGACGTCGTGCGCTGGCTCGACGGCCGCTGGGACGCGCTGTCGGGCGGCCAGTATTCGGACGACGACCGGCGCGCGCTGCTCGCGCACGTGCGCACGCTGATCTCGCTGAAGAACGTGCCGGCGACGCCGGAGGACGCGAACCTCGTGCGCTCGGCGCGCGCGAAGGCCGCGCAGATTCCGCTCGTCACGCGCGTGCTGCAGCACATCCACGCGCAAGGGCTGCCGCAGCAGGTCAACGACATCTCGCTGTCGCGCGCGGCGGGCTTCGAGGCGGCGATGAGCCTGCGCATGCGCAGCAACGTGCCGTCGACCGACACCGTGGTATCCGGCTGGTTCACGCGCGCGGGCTACACGGACGTGTTCGTGCCGCGGCTGCAGAAGAGCGCGCGCGCGATGCTCGAGGAAGAAAGCTGGGTGCTGCGCGACGAGACGCTCACGGGCAACAGCTTCCAGATCGACGGACTCGTGCAGAAGCTTGCCGATTCCGCGCGCAATCAGTTCCTGCAGGACTACATCGGCGCGTGGCAGAACTTCCTGAACGACGTGACGGTGCGCGGCGTGACGGGCCTCGACGACGCGTCGCAGCTCGCCGCGGCGATGATGGAGGCGCAGTCGCCGCTCGCGAACCTGCTGCGTTTCGCCGCGCGCGAGACGACGCTCACGGGCACGAGCGACGAGGGCAACATCGACAGCTGGATCGATCGCCAGAAGTACCGCTTCGAGAAGGGGCGGCGGCAGATCGTCGGCGAGCTGAGCGGCCAGCACTACCGGACCGTGCTGTTGCCCGAGCACGTCGTCGAAGAGCACTTCCAGGCGATCCGCCAGCTCGCCGCGCAGTTGAACCGTAACAACTCGATTGCGAACAATCCGCTGTCGCGTCTCTTCGAGCCGCTGTACCGGCAGCTCGGGCTCGTCAACGGCGCGCTGCAGGCGGGCCAGGTGCTGCCTGCGCAATACGACGCGTTCTCGCGGCTGAAGGAGACGGCCGCGCGTCAGCCGGAGCCCGTGCGCGGGATCATGCTCGACCTCGTGAGCAGCGGCAGCACGATGACGACGCGCGAATCGGGCGCGCTGCTCAATCGCGGTGCGGCGGGCGCGACGAAGATGGTCTGCGATCAGGGCTTCACGAGCCGCTATCCGTTCCGCCGCAATGCACAGTCGGATGCGGGCGTCGAGGACTTCGAACGATTGTTCAGTTCGCAAGGGCTGATGGCGACGTACTTCCGAGATCACCTCGCTGCATACGTCGACACGTCGGCGAAGCCGTGGCAGGCGCTGCGCGCGAACGGCGGTCCGACCGGGATGGTGAGCCAACCCGTGCTCAACTCGTACGAGACGGCCGATCGCATCCGCGGCGCGATGCTCGACGATTCGGGACACCTGCGTATTTCGACCGTGCTGCGTTTCATCGACATGGATTCGCAGTTGTCCGAAGCGCAGCTCGCGGTCGGCGGGCAAACGCTGCGCTTCGCGCACGGCGTGACGTCGCCGCACCGGATCGACTGGACCAATCAGAACACGCAATTGGCGATCAAGCTGCAGCTGAAGTCCGTCGACGGCCGGATGACGACGCTGCAGTTCGACGGGCCGTGGGCGCTGTTCCGCTTCTTCGACGCGGGGCAAGCGGTCGGCGGCACGGGGACGGCGGACCGTCGCGAGCGTCTCTATCAGACGAGCCTCGGGACGGTTCGGGTCGAGTGGCAGGCATTGACGCTGCCGTCGCCGATATGGTCGGGCATCCTGCAGTCGTTCAGGTGTCCGTCGTGA
- the icmH gene encoding type IVB secretion system protein IcmH/DotU — translation MLDRAAANPDLATRIPTLSSLSSAAMSSTAVSTTGTTNVAASGGAAASSGAPSFASSAAAAPGASPVPDAYPHADGSPRNPAVLQFPVPGGGQAPADARAAAPVVYSQQGEQAAIMKAGLQQASWTNPFVSHALPAVLQLQRHLAAGPLNQAAIRTQLGLEVRLYRERLAGSGCEWEQIRDASYLLCTYLDETVNDSAREHSQVVYDGERSLLVEFHDDAWGGEDAFSDLSRWMKADEPPVPLLSFYELILSLGWQGRYRVLDRGDVLLQDLRSQLHALIWHHVPPEPLGTELVAPATRRRSWWTAGRSAAVALGVLVLAYGAISLWLDSQGRPIRNALAAWMPPTRTINIAETLPPPLPQILTEGWLTAYKHPQGWLLVFKSDGAFDVGKAKVRPDFMHNIERLGLAFAPWPGDLEVIGHTDSRPIRTSEFPDNQALSEARARTVADELRATALPGGARAPENAVQRNIEYSGRGDAQPIDTAKTAAAYERNRRVDVLWKVIPDGASQPGRSLNLQQPEKPGQVPMRPAMPEGVEIAPEGQLPYATTEITTATPATMPTTKQAPTPATGPTTEGRQP, via the coding sequence ATGCTCGATCGCGCCGCGGCGAACCCGGATCTCGCGACGCGCATACCGACGCTGTCGTCGCTGTCCAGCGCGGCGATGTCGAGCACCGCCGTGTCGACTACCGGCACGACGAACGTCGCTGCGTCGGGCGGCGCGGCGGCGAGCTCGGGCGCGCCGAGTTTCGCGTCGTCTGCGGCCGCCGCGCCCGGCGCGAGCCCCGTGCCCGACGCGTACCCGCACGCCGACGGCTCGCCGCGCAATCCGGCTGTGCTGCAGTTTCCGGTGCCGGGCGGCGGGCAGGCGCCGGCCGACGCACGGGCGGCGGCGCCCGTCGTCTACAGCCAGCAAGGCGAGCAGGCGGCGATCATGAAGGCGGGGCTGCAGCAGGCGAGCTGGACCAATCCATTCGTGTCGCACGCGCTGCCCGCGGTGCTGCAGCTTCAGCGGCATCTCGCGGCGGGTCCGCTCAACCAGGCCGCGATCCGCACGCAGCTCGGGCTCGAAGTGCGGCTCTATCGCGAGCGGCTCGCGGGCTCCGGCTGCGAATGGGAGCAGATCCGCGACGCGTCGTACCTGCTTTGCACGTATCTCGACGAGACCGTCAACGATTCGGCGCGCGAGCATTCGCAGGTCGTGTATGACGGCGAGCGCAGCCTGCTCGTCGAATTCCACGATGACGCATGGGGCGGCGAAGACGCGTTCTCCGACCTGTCGCGCTGGATGAAGGCCGACGAGCCGCCGGTCCCGCTTCTGTCGTTCTACGAACTGATCCTGTCGCTCGGCTGGCAGGGCCGCTATCGCGTGCTCGACCGCGGCGACGTGCTGCTGCAGGACCTGCGCTCGCAACTGCATGCGCTGATCTGGCATCACGTGCCGCCCGAGCCGCTCGGCACCGAGCTCGTCGCGCCCGCGACGCGGCGTCGCTCGTGGTGGACGGCCGGCCGCTCGGCGGCCGTCGCGCTCGGCGTGCTCGTGCTCGCCTACGGCGCGATCAGCCTCTGGCTCGATTCGCAGGGGCGGCCGATCCGCAACGCGCTCGCCGCGTGGATGCCGCCGACGCGCACGATCAACATCGCCGAGACGCTGCCGCCGCCGCTGCCGCAGATCCTCACCGAAGGGTGGCTCACCGCGTACAAGCACCCGCAAGGGTGGCTGCTCGTGTTCAAGAGCGACGGCGCGTTCGACGTCGGCAAGGCGAAGGTCCGGCCGGACTTCATGCACAACATCGAGCGGCTCGGCCTCGCGTTCGCGCCCTGGCCGGGCGACCTCGAGGTGATCGGCCACACCGATTCGCGGCCGATCCGCACGAGCGAGTTCCCGGACAACCAGGCGCTGTCGGAGGCGCGGGCGCGCACGGTGGCCGACGAGCTGCGCGCGACCGCGCTGCCGGGCGGCGCGCGTGCGCCGGAGAACGCGGTGCAGCGCAACATCGAGTATTCGGGGCGCGGCGACGCGCAACCGATCGACACCGCGAAGACGGCCGCCGCGTACGAGCGCAACCGCCGCGTCGACGTGCTGTGGAAGGTGATTCCAGACGGTGCGTCGCAACCGGGCCGCAGCCTGAATCTGCAGCAGCCGGAGAAGCCCGGCCAGGTGCCGATGCGTCCGGCGATGCCGGAAGGCGTCGAGATCGCGCCTGAAGGGCAATTGCCGTATGCGACCACGGAGATCACGACCGCGACGCCGGCCACGATGCCAACCACGAAGCAAGCACCGACGCCAGCAACGGGACCGACCACGGAGGGACGTCAGCCATGA
- the tssK gene encoding type VI secretion system baseplate subunit TssK, with protein sequence MSSLPVGPVAWSDGMLIETQHFQQLERHLAHQAALRLGQTSNHGWGFTLLDLDQDGLGLGRLGLRHARGVFQDGTAFSLPSDDPLPPPLETELAQAGDIACLALQSARTGGPEMAFGDVASASRYRAVSTEVPDLAVGLDAPGTPRRLTIETGQLVTRLCWKSQLRSDEVALPIARVAGRNASRTVSLDPRFIPPLLDTRAHLVLRSLIDELQSTLRVRLASTSAQRVLSTGGGVADLIELLLRQAIAEYRMRLANLDAFDPLPPAMLYHELVGLLGRLSVLPGVDEELADRELGYNHDDLQTSFEPLAMMLRQALARVIETPVLPLRFEDRGDQVHICIVDKQWNLKKLIFAFSAAMPAEKLRQLLPQQTKLGAVEQIQKLVDLQLPGARLIALPNPPRQIPYYAQSTYFEVESTDPFWKQTLAGSAMALRIVGDFPDLRFEAWGLRDGKVA encoded by the coding sequence ATGAGTAGTCTGCCGGTAGGACCGGTCGCGTGGAGCGACGGCATGCTGATCGAGACGCAGCACTTCCAGCAGCTCGAGCGGCATCTCGCGCACCAGGCCGCGCTGCGGCTCGGTCAGACGTCGAATCACGGCTGGGGATTCACGCTGCTCGATCTCGATCAGGACGGCCTGGGGCTCGGCCGGCTCGGGCTGCGCCACGCGCGCGGCGTGTTCCAGGACGGCACCGCGTTCTCGCTGCCGTCCGACGATCCGCTGCCGCCGCCGCTCGAGACCGAGCTCGCGCAGGCGGGCGACATCGCGTGCCTCGCGCTGCAGTCGGCGCGCACGGGCGGCCCCGAGATGGCGTTCGGCGACGTCGCGTCGGCGTCGCGCTATCGCGCGGTATCGACCGAAGTGCCCGATCTCGCGGTCGGCCTCGACGCGCCCGGCACGCCGCGGCGTCTGACGATCGAGACCGGGCAGCTCGTCACGCGCCTCTGCTGGAAGTCGCAGCTGCGCTCGGACGAAGTCGCGCTGCCGATCGCGCGCGTCGCGGGGCGCAACGCGAGCCGCACCGTGTCGCTCGATCCGCGCTTCATCCCGCCGCTGCTCGACACGCGCGCGCACCTCGTGCTGCGCTCGCTGATCGACGAGCTGCAGAGCACGCTGCGCGTGCGGCTCGCGAGCACGTCCGCGCAGCGCGTGCTGTCGACGGGCGGCGGCGTCGCCGACCTGATCGAGCTGCTGCTGCGCCAGGCGATCGCCGAGTACCGGATGCGCCTCGCGAACCTCGACGCGTTCGATCCGCTGCCGCCCGCGATGCTGTACCACGAGCTCGTCGGCCTGCTCGGGCGCCTGAGCGTGCTGCCGGGCGTCGACGAGGAGCTCGCCGACCGCGAGCTCGGCTACAACCACGACGACCTGCAGACGAGCTTCGAGCCGCTCGCGATGATGCTGCGCCAGGCGCTCGCGCGCGTGATCGAGACGCCAGTGCTGCCGCTGCGCTTCGAGGATCGCGGCGATCAGGTGCACATCTGCATCGTCGACAAGCAGTGGAACCTGAAGAAGTTGATTTTCGCGTTTTCGGCCGCGATGCCGGCGGAGAAGCTGCGGCAGTTGCTGCCGCAGCAGACGAAGCTGGGCGCCGTCGAGCAGATCCAGAAGCTCGTGGACCTGCAACTGCCGGGCGCGCGTCTGATCGCGCTGCCCAATCCCCCGCGCCAGATTCCCTACTACGCCCAAAGCACGTACTTCGAAGTGGAGTCGACCGACCCGTTCTGGAAGCAGACCCTCGCCGGCTCGGCGATGGCGCTGCGCATCGTCGGCGATTTCCCCGATCTTCGCTTTGAAGCTTGGGGCCTGAGAGACGGCAAGGTGGCGTGA